A DNA window from Deltaproteobacteria bacterium contains the following coding sequences:
- a CDS encoding MMPL family transporter, producing MVKALVSFLITHRKKGVGAMAVITLFFLSQIFRIQMFTQFLDLFPQNHPYVQVHQQYAKYFGGAYQATLVLEVKKGDVFNTETLAKMSRITDAVDLIPGVDHFGIFSIASQKVSILKETAGGFSSYPVMKEVPKDQSTMEELKKKVFTSGNVNGIWVSRDQKALRLDANFIEGKIDFNVLYNKFMEIKKKEQDGNHKIYLTGTPLLYGWIYHYLPNMALILAVTSVVILLMLFAYMSRGGLWFWPFISAVITSIWGLGFAAILKFHFDPLIIVIPFLLSARAMSHGVQWVERFTEEYQKSGDTREAALITGTSLFPPGLIGILADTLALLVICLTPIPTLRNLAYLGFFWSGAMIFTIFFLYPPLFALFTKVRVPKESDVPASLAHKQENFTRRVTTQTTILDRSFTYRIEYFTEHLLRRILIRMSNWTFGAGRYATVGLSILILIIAVISSTHLKFGDANPGSPILWPYSEFNQDVIEINRKFPGVDQMWVAVQGKGPQSVTYPDVIQGMEGLRQYMMADPNVGFAISVADLIKGANMLAYGNDPKMESIPTSQQATQNMITLIQTGAAPGEMDTWIDYGNTSTNVKLFLKNHEGPILKEVIHRVKDFIKNNPKLMENAVPKPAGGLGGILAAANEVIQVKKDQILFIVLSIIFILCAVTYRSILAGIIFIMSLILANFLAFTYMVFKNIGLNINTFPVVSLGIGLGVDYGLYIVSRIIEVYREERDLAKAVRGGIITSGRAVFFTATMMTAGVIFWFFSPLRFQAEMGILLGILMMVNMLVGVLVLPAVINIIKPKFITRGGDDNNGGYHIPPGTLPKR from the coding sequence ATGGTTAAAGCACTGGTCAGCTTTCTTATCACCCATAGAAAAAAAGGGGTAGGGGCCATGGCGGTCATCACCCTCTTCTTTCTGAGCCAGATCTTCCGCATCCAGATGTTCACCCAGTTTTTAGACCTTTTTCCCCAGAACCACCCCTATGTGCAGGTCCACCAGCAATACGCCAAGTATTTCGGCGGGGCCTACCAGGCCACGCTGGTATTGGAGGTCAAGAAAGGCGATGTCTTCAACACGGAGACCCTGGCCAAGATGTCCCGCATTACCGATGCGGTCGATCTCATACCAGGGGTGGACCACTTCGGTATTTTCTCGATAGCCTCCCAGAAGGTGTCGATCCTGAAAGAGACGGCCGGAGGGTTTTCTTCATACCCGGTCATGAAAGAAGTGCCGAAAGATCAATCCACCATGGAGGAGCTGAAGAAAAAGGTCTTTACTTCGGGCAATGTCAACGGCATCTGGGTTTCCCGGGATCAGAAGGCCCTTCGGCTGGATGCCAACTTCATCGAAGGCAAGATCGACTTCAATGTGCTCTATAACAAATTCATGGAGATCAAGAAGAAAGAACAGGATGGAAATCATAAGATCTACCTGACCGGCACACCCCTGCTCTACGGCTGGATCTACCATTACCTGCCCAATATGGCCCTTATCCTGGCTGTCACTTCCGTGGTGATCCTCCTGATGCTCTTTGCCTATATGAGTCGGGGTGGGCTGTGGTTCTGGCCCTTTATCAGCGCCGTCATCACCTCCATCTGGGGCCTGGGCTTTGCGGCCATCTTGAAGTTTCACTTCGACCCTTTGATCATCGTCATCCCCTTCCTCTTATCGGCCCGGGCCATGAGCCACGGGGTCCAGTGGGTGGAGCGCTTCACCGAGGAGTATCAGAAGTCAGGCGACACCCGGGAAGCGGCCCTGATTACCGGCACCAGTCTATTCCCGCCGGGGCTGATTGGCATCCTGGCCGATACCCTGGCTTTACTGGTCATCTGCCTCACCCCCATCCCGACCCTTAGAAATCTGGCTTATTTGGGCTTTTTCTGGTCAGGGGCCATGATCTTCACCATCTTCTTCCTCTACCCTCCCCTGTTCGCCCTGTTTACTAAGGTGCGGGTCCCCAAGGAATCCGATGTGCCTGCTTCTTTGGCCCACAAGCAGGAGAATTTTACCAGGAGAGTGACTACCCAGACTACCATTCTTGACCGATCCTTCACTTATCGGATCGAATATTTCACCGAGCATCTTCTCCGGCGGATCCTCATCAGGATGTCAAACTGGACCTTCGGTGCCGGCCGATACGCTACGGTTGGCTTAAGCATCCTCATATTAATCATAGCAGTCATCTCCTCGACACACCTCAAATTCGGTGATGCCAACCCAGGGTCTCCCATTCTCTGGCCTTATTCAGAGTTCAACCAGGATGTCATTGAAATCAACCGGAAGTTTCCCGGTGTGGATCAGATGTGGGTAGCCGTTCAGGGCAAGGGTCCTCAATCAGTCACCTATCCGGATGTCATCCAGGGGATGGAAGGGCTCAGGCAGTATATGATGGCCGACCCCAACGTGGGTTTTGCCATCTCCGTGGCCGACCTGATTAAAGGGGCCAATATGCTGGCTTACGGCAATGACCCCAAGATGGAGTCGATTCCTACAAGCCAGCAGGCGACCCAGAACATGATCACCCTGATTCAGACCGGGGCTGCCCCGGGTGAGATGGATACCTGGATCGACTATGGCAACACCAGCACCAACGTGAAGCTCTTTCTGAAAAATCATGAAGGCCCGATTCTGAAAGAGGTTATTCACCGGGTCAAAGATTTTATCAAAAATAATCCCAAGCTAATGGAAAACGCGGTCCCGAAACCGGCCGGCGGCCTGGGAGGGATTCTGGCTGCGGCCAACGAGGTGATCCAGGTCAAGAAGGACCAGATCCTCTTCATCGTCTTAAGTATCATCTTCATCCTCTGTGCCGTGACCTATCGTTCCATCCTGGCCGGGATAATCTTCATCATGTCTCTTATTCTGGCCAACTTCCTGGCCTTTACCTACATGGTTTTCAAAAATATCGGCCTCAACATCAATACCTTCCCGGTCGTCTCTCTGGGCATCGGCCTGGGGGTGGATTACGGGCTCTACATCGTCAGCCGCATCATCGAGGTCTACCGGGAAGAGAGAGACCTGGCGAAAGCGGTCCGGGGCGGCATCATCACCTCCGGCCGGGCGGTCTTTTTCACCGCCACCATGATGACCGCCGGGGTTATCTTCTGGTTCTTTTCTCCGCTTCGCTTTCAGGCGGAGATGGGCATATTGCTGGGGATATTGATGATGGTCAACATGCTGGTCGGTGTTTTAGTACTTCCAGCCGTGATCAACATCATTAAGCCCAAATTTATTACAAGGGGAGGTGATGACAACAACGGGGGATATCACATCCCCCCGGGAACGCTACCGAAAAGATAG
- a CDS encoding DUF1329 domain-containing protein, with protein MQAKTIKFWTLLAAAMIISSLMVASLSFGQEMPAPGTTIDKSNYKKYPHLFPEEFLPAFEDGWGLIPPVHANVIASKPISIPKEWLAFSAKNKGKYGLDAQGNLTGGYNREGLPFPDLQRNDKDFATKLMWNFDSRYMFDENIDHARGASFEKRRGEDLRWNNAYLIFLYFKSRMAVSPKPDLPNPLGLYKATMVHFLNPDSIKNTINLTYRYVDPNKPDDTYLYLPSMRRVLRAEAGQRSTPLLGNIAALDDLWGFDGRIPEFTYTIVKEQKVLAITENTFIPKPTTWKKKDLPFPYDNYEVRDTYVIDIKPKDSKYPQSRKRIWLDKENVSNIYYIVVWDRAGKLWKAWMMPFKRHAMLGGRYPMVDGAFGVDVQFGMATYYGADVTVNDQHYTYNDFTPASLLKRGR; from the coding sequence ATGCAAGCCAAAACTATTAAATTTTGGACACTGTTGGCAGCCGCCATGATAATATCGAGTCTCATGGTTGCCTCGCTATCCTTTGGTCAGGAGATGCCCGCACCGGGTACGACCATCGACAAAAGCAACTATAAAAAATACCCCCATCTGTTTCCGGAAGAGTTCCTGCCGGCCTTTGAAGATGGCTGGGGACTTATCCCCCCTGTTCATGCCAACGTTATAGCCTCAAAACCCATATCGATCCCTAAGGAGTGGCTTGCCTTTTCGGCAAAAAATAAAGGTAAATATGGTCTTGATGCCCAGGGAAACCTTACGGGGGGATACAACAGAGAAGGTCTGCCTTTCCCAGATCTCCAGAGAAACGATAAAGACTTTGCCACTAAACTCATGTGGAACTTCGACTCCCGGTATATGTTTGATGAAAATATCGATCATGCCCGGGGAGCGTCTTTTGAAAAGAGGAGAGGAGAAGATCTTAGATGGAATAATGCCTATTTGATTTTTTTATATTTCAAGAGTCGCATGGCAGTTTCTCCCAAGCCGGACTTGCCTAATCCATTGGGACTCTATAAGGCCACTATGGTCCACTTTTTAAATCCTGATAGTATTAAAAATACGATCAACCTCACTTACCGCTATGTGGATCCGAACAAACCCGATGATACCTACCTCTATCTGCCCAGCATGCGTCGGGTTTTAAGAGCCGAAGCCGGACAGCGCTCCACACCGCTTTTGGGAAACATAGCCGCTTTGGACGATTTGTGGGGCTTTGACGGAAGGATCCCGGAATTTACTTATACCATCGTTAAGGAACAGAAGGTGCTGGCTATTACGGAAAACACGTTCATACCTAAACCAACTACCTGGAAAAAAAAGGATTTGCCGTTTCCTTATGATAATTATGAAGTACGAGATACCTATGTCATTGACATCAAGCCCAAAGACTCCAAATATCCCCAGAGCCGAAAAAGAATCTGGTTGGATAAAGAAAACGTCAGTAATATTTATTACATTGTGGTCTGGGACCGAGCCGGTAAACTTTGGAAGGCTTGGATGATGCCCTTCAAACGACATGCCATGTTAGGAGGCAGATATCCGATGGTGGATGGCGCCTTTGGTGTTGATGTTCAGTTCGGTATGGCCACCTATTATGGCGCTGATGTGACGGTCAATGATCAACATTATACCTACAACGATTTTACGCCGGCCAGTTTGTTGAAAAGAGGGAGATAA
- a CDS encoding cobalamin B12-binding domain-containing protein, whose product MSDNLIDLMADLKESEVYVLVDEMIKNGINPMEILNRTRSAMEIVGKRFETEEYFIPDLVLAGEILKNISDKVKPLLKKGEAFQKKGKVLIGTVAGDIHDIGKDIVTFILDVNGYEVLDLGINVPVQVFLEKVKEFKPQVVGLSGFLTLAFDSMEKTVKAIEEAGLRDKVKIMIGGGQMDDEVRKYARADAYGKDASAAVNLCKQWII is encoded by the coding sequence ATGAGCGACAATCTGATAGATCTCATGGCTGACCTGAAAGAGTCGGAAGTCTATGTCTTGGTCGATGAAATGATTAAAAACGGTATCAATCCAATGGAAATCCTGAACCGGACCCGCTCGGCCATGGAGATTGTGGGTAAGCGTTTTGAAACCGAGGAATATTTTATCCCCGATTTAGTCCTGGCCGGTGAGATTCTCAAAAACATCTCAGACAAGGTCAAGCCGCTGCTTAAAAAAGGAGAAGCCTTTCAAAAGAAGGGCAAGGTCCTGATCGGCACCGTGGCCGGGGATATCCATGACATCGGCAAGGACATCGTCACCTTCATTCTGGATGTGAACGGCTACGAGGTGCTGGATTTAGGCATCAATGTGCCGGTTCAAGTCTTTTTGGAAAAGGTCAAGGAATTTAAGCCTCAGGTAGTAGGTCTGAGCGGTTTTTTAACCCTGGCCTTCGATTCCATGGAAAAAACGGTCAAGGCCATAGAAGAAGCGGGCTTGCGGGATAAAGTAAAGATCATGATCGGCGGCGGGCAGATGGATGACGAGGTGCGTAAATACGCCCGGGCCGATGCCTACGGCAAAGATGCCTCCGCCGCTGTCAATCTCTGCAAGCAGTGGATCATTTAA